A DNA window from Actinomycetota bacterium contains the following coding sequences:
- a CDS encoding biotin--[acetyl-CoA-carboxylase] ligase: protein MPAVPTPRLEALLNGPGRWTRLEHLEETPSTNIVVVERAHRGASAGLVVVADRQTAGRGRRGRRWEDRPGGSLLTSMLVDVAGGQAGLLPFAAGLAVADAIASAGASPRLKWPNDVLLDDGKCAGILIEAVPGPTGELRFVVGVGVNVDWRGTPRDGEAARWISIAEATGRPVDRWEVLADLLESFDRWLQEPLSTLSHHFRQRCATIGSRVRVTLADRVVVGEAVDVDDSGGLVLRTAETTVTVRAGDVEHLRRDDSPGRSQ, encoded by the coding sequence ATGCCTGCCGTCCCCACTCCCCGGCTCGAGGCGTTGCTGAACGGTCCCGGCCGCTGGACGCGTCTGGAGCACCTCGAGGAAACCCCCTCCACCAACATCGTCGTGGTGGAGCGGGCGCACCGCGGGGCGTCGGCCGGCCTGGTCGTGGTCGCTGATCGACAGACGGCCGGCCGGGGTCGGCGGGGGCGTCGCTGGGAGGACCGCCCGGGTGGCTCGTTGCTGACGAGCATGCTGGTCGATGTTGCCGGCGGGCAGGCGGGGCTCCTGCCGTTCGCGGCGGGGCTCGCGGTCGCCGACGCGATCGCGTCAGCCGGTGCCTCGCCCCGACTCAAGTGGCCCAACGACGTCCTCCTCGACGACGGCAAGTGCGCCGGGATCCTGATCGAGGCGGTCCCCGGACCGACCGGCGAGCTCCGGTTCGTGGTCGGCGTCGGCGTCAACGTCGACTGGCGTGGCACGCCCCGCGACGGCGAGGCCGCCCGGTGGATCTCGATCGCGGAAGCCACGGGCCGGCCGGTGGACCGCTGGGAGGTCCTGGCGGACCTCCTCGAGTCGTTCGATCGCTGGTTGCAGGAGCCGCTGTCGACGCTGAGCCATCACTTCCGGCAACGCTGCGCCACCATCGGCTCACGGGTGCGGGTGACGTTGGCCGACCGGGTCGTCGTGGGGGAGGCTGTCGATGTGGACGACAGCGGAGGGCTGGTACTACGCACGGCCGAGACGACCGTGACCGTGAGGGCCGGCGACGTCGAACACCTCCGCCGCGACGACAGCCCCGGAAGAAGTCA
- a CDS encoding acyl-CoA carboxylase subunit beta codes for MRGRAVPQPTTKEKLEELRRRRDMALTAGGEPAIEKQHAKGKHTARERIDLLLDPGSFVETDMFAVHRSHAFGMDQHHPLGDGVVTGYGTIDGRQVCVFSQDFTVFGGSLGEVFAEKVVKIMDLALNVGCPVIGLNDSGGARIQEGVVSLGGYGDIFQRNVAASGVIPQISAIMGPCAGGAVYSPAITDFVFMVQDTAHMFITGPNVIHTVTGEEVTMEELGGAMAHAARSGVAHFASPDEGSCLDDIKYLLSFLPSNNLETPPLLDLGDDPGREIPELDTFIPDSPNQPYDMRDVIARIVDGQEFFEVHQHYAANIVVGFARLDGHVVGVVGNQPQHLAGVLDIDSSEKGARFVRTCDAFNVPILTFTDVPGFLPGVEQEHRGIIRHGAKLLYAYSEATVPKLTVITRKAYGGAYDVMGSKHLGADVNLAWPTAEVAVMGPQGAVNILFRRELAEADDPDARRAELVGEYNRELANPWKAAERGYVDAVIEPSRTRAELVRALHLTLSKRVPRPPRKHGNIPL; via the coding sequence ATGCGAGGACGTGCCGTGCCGCAACCCACCACCAAGGAGAAACTCGAGGAGTTGCGTCGCCGCCGCGACATGGCGCTGACCGCCGGTGGCGAGCCAGCCATCGAGAAACAGCACGCCAAGGGCAAGCACACCGCACGGGAACGCATCGACCTCCTCCTCGATCCGGGGAGCTTCGTCGAGACCGACATGTTCGCGGTTCACCGTTCCCACGCGTTCGGTATGGACCAACACCATCCTCTCGGCGACGGGGTGGTGACCGGGTACGGCACGATCGACGGCCGTCAGGTGTGCGTCTTCAGCCAGGATTTCACCGTCTTCGGCGGCTCGCTCGGGGAGGTGTTCGCCGAGAAGGTCGTCAAGATCATGGACCTCGCTCTGAACGTCGGTTGCCCGGTGATCGGGCTGAACGACTCCGGCGGGGCCCGTATCCAAGAGGGGGTCGTCTCGCTTGGTGGCTACGGCGACATCTTCCAGCGCAACGTCGCCGCGTCCGGGGTGATCCCCCAGATCAGCGCGATCATGGGGCCGTGCGCCGGCGGGGCGGTGTACTCGCCGGCGATCACCGATTTCGTGTTCATGGTGCAGGACACCGCGCACATGTTCATCACCGGTCCCAACGTGATCCACACGGTCACCGGTGAGGAGGTGACCATGGAGGAGCTGGGTGGGGCCATGGCCCACGCCGCCCGGTCCGGTGTCGCGCACTTCGCGTCCCCCGACGAGGGATCCTGCCTGGACGACATCAAGTACCTGCTGTCGTTCCTCCCGAGCAACAACCTCGAGACACCACCGCTGCTGGACCTCGGCGACGACCCGGGACGCGAGATCCCCGAGCTCGACACGTTCATCCCCGACTCGCCGAACCAGCCCTACGACATGCGCGATGTGATCGCCAGGATCGTCGACGGCCAGGAGTTCTTCGAGGTCCACCAGCACTACGCAGCCAACATCGTGGTCGGTTTCGCACGCCTCGACGGCCACGTCGTCGGCGTCGTGGGCAACCAGCCCCAGCACCTGGCCGGGGTCCTGGACATCGACAGCTCCGAGAAGGGCGCTCGGTTCGTGCGCACGTGCGACGCCTTCAACGTCCCGATCCTGACGTTCACGGACGTGCCCGGGTTCCTGCCGGGCGTCGAACAGGAGCACCGCGGGATCATCCGCCACGGAGCGAAGCTGCTGTACGCCTACTCCGAGGCGACCGTGCCGAAGCTGACGGTGATCACACGCAAGGCCTACGGCGGCGCGTACGACGTCATGGGTTCCAAGCATCTCGGCGCCGACGTCAACCTGGCCTGGCCCACCGCAGAGGTCGCGGTGATGGGCCCACAGGGGGCGGTCAACATCCTGTTCCGCCGCGAGCTGGCGGAGGCTGACGACCCGGACGCTCGTCGCGCCGAACTCGTGGGCGAGTACAACCGCGAGCTGGCCAACCCCTGGAAAGCGGCCGAGCGCGGCTACGTCGACGCCGTGATCGAGCCGTCGCGTACACGGGCGGAGCTGGTGCGCGCCCTGCACCTGACGCTGAGCAAGCGGGTCCCGCGGCCACCGCGGAAGCACGGCAACATCCCGCTGTGA
- a CDS encoding cupredoxin domain-containing protein yields the protein MHRSLGPLVAAAAAVLLVASCGAAPEELKNAEALECPSGSDCYDPPKPIGPGGEIVAEGGEFFFELTTANAVEGPIKVTFRNVGAAEHNFTIDEAFGDVNSVPPQGNTPPGGTDEATLDLFAGTWTYYCSVPGHREAGMEGTLTVEVPDQPVTGDVGTEGEPVDAGGTETEPVGEEGAATPGEGGASPQPTQDPATSQPEGPEPVPQQTE from the coding sequence ATGCACCGCTCGCTGGGGCCGCTCGTGGCCGCCGCTGCGGCCGTCCTCCTTGTGGCATCCTGCGGGGCGGCACCCGAGGAGCTGAAGAACGCTGAAGCGCTGGAGTGTCCCAGCGGGAGCGACTGCTACGACCCGCCCAAGCCGATCGGCCCCGGCGGGGAGATCGTGGCCGAGGGTGGCGAGTTCTTCTTCGAACTCACCACGGCCAACGCGGTCGAGGGCCCCATCAAGGTCACCTTCCGGAACGTCGGGGCGGCGGAGCACAACTTCACGATCGACGAGGCCTTCGGCGACGTGAACTCCGTTCCCCCGCAGGGCAACACTCCCCCCGGTGGGACCGACGAGGCGACCCTCGACCTGTTCGCCGGCACCTGGACCTACTACTGCTCGGTGCCCGGTCATCGTGAGGCCGGCATGGAGGGGACCCTCACCGTCGAGGTCCCCGACCAGCCCGTCACCGGCGATGTGGGGACCGAGGGGGAGCCGGTGGACGCAGGGGGGACCGAGACCGAGCCGGTGGGCGAGGAGGGCGCTGCCACGCCCGGTGAAGGCGGTGCGTCGCCGCAGCCCACGCAGGATCCGGCCACCTCGCAGCCCGAGGGTCCCGAGCCGGTGCCGCAGCAGACGGAATAG
- a CDS encoding cupredoxin domain-containing protein, producing MGTSRDDVAPDSPHTQEIPVLRPLVSFLTVLIAVALAGCGGGGGDAAGADLTVAAVRQFDFEPDNASVQAGEVTIALDNSAQQRHTFVIEGREDDLKLSANAGEVDTGSIELQPGTYTFYCDVPGHRPAGMEGTLTVG from the coding sequence GTGGGGACCAGCCGCGACGATGTCGCCCCCGACTCCCCGCACACGCAGGAGATCCCCGTGCTCCGTCCGCTCGTCTCGTTCCTCACCGTCCTGATCGCCGTCGCGCTCGCCGGATGCGGCGGAGGCGGCGGTGACGCCGCCGGCGCTGACCTGACCGTCGCTGCGGTGCGGCAGTTCGACTTCGAACCCGACAACGCCAGCGTCCAGGCGGGCGAGGTCACCATCGCGCTGGACAACAGCGCACAGCAACGACACACCTTCGTGATCGAGGGCCGCGAGGACGACCTCAAGCTGTCGGCCAACGCGGGGGAGGTCGATACCGGCTCGATCGAGCTGCAGCCGGGGACCTACACGTTCTACTGCGACGTGCCGGGTCACCGGCCCGCCGGCATGGAGGGCACCCTCACCGTCGGGTAG
- a CDS encoding acetyl-/propionyl-CoA carboxylase subunit alpha — MRACRELGVRSVAVYSEADRDALHVRYADEAFLVGPASAAESYLATEKLLDVAERAGVDAIHPGYGFFSENADFAEAVQAAGFVFVGPSPHSIRRMGDKLSARRAALAADAPVVPGTPEPLTAVADAVAFADDHGYPVAVKAAFGGGGRGMRVVRSERELRDAVASASREAEAAFGRGEVYLERYLERPRHVEVQVLGDLDGTVIHLGERDCSLQRRHQKLVEEAPAPGVSAALRERLGAAAVRIAQQVSYHNAGTCEFLLANNGHDFYFLEMNTRLQVEHPVTEFVTGLDLVHAQLRIAAGDGMGLTQDDVSIRGHAIEVRLNAEDPGARFSPGPGQVTRLAVPQGPWVRFDGGVEQGWEIPRVYDSMIGKLIVWGEDREDARRRMLRALDELVVEGVPTVAPFHRLALEHHDFVKATHSTVSVEHEWDLSSLEPHEAMAAGPDGTAAGRTLTVEVDGRRLEVTVFGELADTAGSGVPSVSERVRRRTTGVGGGKVSAGGADVVAPMQGTLVTYAAAEGDTVSAGDLVAVLEAMKMENHVTAHRDGVVHDLRFSPGDTVPSGAVLARIGDTPAPPDDEADVAEAAG, encoded by the coding sequence ATGCGCGCCTGCCGCGAGCTCGGCGTTCGCTCGGTCGCGGTGTACAGCGAGGCGGACCGCGACGCGCTCCACGTCCGGTACGCCGACGAGGCGTTCCTGGTCGGCCCCGCCTCGGCCGCGGAGTCCTATTTGGCCACCGAGAAGCTCCTCGACGTGGCGGAGCGGGCCGGCGTCGACGCGATCCACCCGGGTTACGGTTTCTTCAGCGAGAACGCCGACTTCGCCGAGGCGGTCCAAGCCGCGGGCTTCGTGTTCGTGGGACCCTCTCCACACTCGATCCGCCGGATGGGCGACAAGCTCTCGGCGCGCCGGGCCGCACTGGCCGCGGACGCCCCGGTCGTACCCGGCACCCCCGAACCGCTCACCGCTGTCGCTGACGCGGTCGCGTTCGCCGACGACCACGGCTACCCGGTGGCGGTGAAGGCCGCGTTCGGTGGCGGCGGTCGAGGGATGCGGGTGGTGCGATCCGAACGGGAGCTGCGCGACGCGGTGGCGTCGGCGTCGCGCGAAGCCGAGGCGGCGTTCGGCCGCGGGGAGGTGTACCTCGAGCGGTACCTGGAACGTCCCCGCCACGTCGAGGTGCAGGTCCTGGGCGATCTCGACGGGACGGTGATCCACCTCGGGGAGCGTGACTGCTCGCTGCAGCGACGCCACCAGAAGCTGGTCGAGGAAGCCCCGGCCCCCGGCGTGTCCGCCGCACTCCGCGAGCGTCTGGGGGCGGCTGCCGTGAGGATCGCCCAGCAGGTGAGCTACCACAACGCCGGGACGTGTGAGTTCCTCCTGGCAAACAACGGTCACGACTTCTACTTCCTGGAGATGAACACGCGGCTGCAGGTCGAGCACCCCGTCACCGAGTTCGTGACGGGTTTGGACCTGGTCCACGCGCAGCTACGCATCGCCGCCGGTGACGGGATGGGCTTGACCCAGGACGACGTCTCGATCCGGGGACACGCCATCGAGGTGCGGCTCAACGCCGAGGATCCTGGGGCGCGGTTCTCACCCGGTCCCGGGCAGGTGACCCGTCTGGCAGTGCCGCAGGGGCCGTGGGTCCGCTTCGACGGAGGCGTCGAACAGGGCTGGGAGATCCCCCGGGTCTACGACTCGATGATCGGGAAGCTGATCGTGTGGGGTGAGGACCGCGAGGACGCCCGCCGGCGGATGCTGCGGGCCCTCGACGAGCTGGTCGTCGAGGGGGTCCCGACCGTGGCGCCCTTCCACCGTCTCGCACTCGAACACCACGACTTCGTCAAGGCGACGCACTCGACCGTGTCGGTCGAGCACGAGTGGGACCTGTCGAGCCTCGAGCCGCACGAGGCGATGGCCGCCGGCCCGGACGGCACCGCCGCCGGCCGCACGCTCACGGTGGAGGTGGATGGTCGCCGCTTGGAGGTGACCGTCTTCGGCGAGCTGGCGGACACGGCGGGTTCCGGCGTGCCGTCCGTGTCGGAGCGGGTCCGCCGCCGCACAACGGGGGTCGGTGGCGGGAAGGTCAGCGCCGGCGGGGCGGACGTGGTCGCCCCGATGCAGGGGACTCTGGTGACCTACGCCGCCGCCGAGGGCGACACGGTGTCCGCCGGCGACCTCGTCGCGGTGCTCGAGGCCATGAAGATGGAGAACCACGTCACCGCTCACCGCGACGGGGTGGTGCACGACCTGCGCTTCTCCCCCGGGGACACGGTCCCGTCCGGCGCGGTCCTCGCGCGGATCGGGGACACGCCGGCGCCGCCCGACGACGAGGCGGACGTCGCCGAAGCCGCCGGCTGA
- a CDS encoding glycoside hydrolase, whose translation MAEEGRRPPWRGITLGIGAVLLVAAVVATFWPEKPPFLIENWHVAGVDGAENAVMRAASDTSQGFVAVGHRLVDGRQEAAVWLSTDGHHWREADTGQFRSERLGEDANIELTAVGFAQQDVLAAGREWTDDESVVAIWHSPDDGETWDRLPHDPDVFGPGEITAITSRGQGRWVAVGEIRDPDRTVGQVWRSPDGFLWERIVPPVVADAAHQRLLTVTAGGPGVVAGGASEDPGTAGTTVVHTPLWTSEDGRQWEQVPDQEEPVFPAGTVIRGITTGQQATLVAVADFGPPDAQSVAAFRSLGQKADKWHTSHEIPTEEQHASMGGIVAGPEGFLVAAGALGSGDDRRAAVWLSNKGVKWELVHGSAFEEVAGARALAVASMGSRVAVVGMAGDEASPRAVAWVHGPPS comes from the coding sequence ATGGCGGAGGAGGGGCGGCGTCCGCCCTGGCGTGGCATCACGCTCGGTATCGGTGCGGTGTTGCTGGTCGCCGCCGTGGTGGCGACCTTCTGGCCGGAGAAGCCACCGTTCCTGATCGAGAACTGGCACGTCGCCGGGGTCGACGGCGCCGAGAACGCCGTCATGCGTGCGGCCAGCGACACCAGCCAGGGTTTCGTCGCGGTCGGCCACCGCCTGGTGGACGGACGTCAGGAGGCTGCGGTGTGGCTCAGCACCGACGGCCACCACTGGCGCGAGGCGGACACCGGTCAGTTCCGTTCGGAGCGCCTCGGCGAGGACGCCAACATCGAGCTCACCGCTGTGGGGTTCGCACAGCAGGACGTCCTGGCCGCCGGTCGGGAGTGGACCGATGACGAGTCGGTCGTGGCGATCTGGCACTCCCCGGACGACGGCGAGACCTGGGACCGCCTGCCGCACGACCCGGACGTGTTCGGGCCCGGGGAGATCACGGCGATCACCTCCCGCGGCCAGGGCCGCTGGGTGGCGGTCGGCGAGATCCGCGACCCCGACCGGACGGTCGGGCAGGTGTGGCGCTCGCCCGACGGGTTCCTGTGGGAGCGGATCGTCCCACCGGTCGTCGCCGACGCCGCTCACCAGCGGCTGTTGACGGTCACCGCCGGTGGACCGGGGGTGGTCGCGGGCGGCGCCTCCGAGGATCCCGGCACGGCCGGCACCACGGTCGTGCACACCCCGCTGTGGACCTCCGAAGACGGCCGCCAGTGGGAGCAGGTGCCCGACCAGGAGGAGCCGGTCTTCCCCGCTGGCACCGTCATCCGGGGGATAACGACAGGACAACAAGCGACGCTGGTCGCGGTCGCCGACTTCGGCCCGCCCGACGCGCAGTCCGTGGCGGCGTTCCGGTCCCTCGGCCAGAAGGCCGACAAGTGGCACACCAGCCACGAGATCCCCACCGAGGAGCAGCACGCCAGCATGGGCGGCATCGTCGCGGGTCCGGAAGGCTTCCTGGTTGCAGCCGGTGCGCTGGGCTCAGGTGACGACCGGCGGGCGGCGGTGTGGCTGTCGAACAAGGGCGTCAAGTGGGAGCTGGTTCACGGGTCCGCCTTCGAGGAGGTCGCCGGCGCCCGGGCTCTGGCGGTCGCGTCGATGGGCTCGCGCGTGGCTGTCGTCGGCATGGCCGGCGACGAAGCCTCCCCGCGGGCGGTCGCGTGGGTGCACGGCCCCCCGTCGTGA
- a CDS encoding NAD(P)H-quinone dehydrogenase, translated as MVQHQRIVILGGGPGGYEAALVAAELGADVTVVTDEGLGGNCVLWDCVPSKTLIVSAEAMGWISAAAELGVRVPEARELDRTYVDYPAVARRVMALAHNQSRDIEQKVVASGAVIVRGWGRLTGPHEVSVELAVGGTRTLHADVLLVATGSTPRILPFFAPDGERVLTAKDVYALPEVPERLIVVGSGATGAEFAHAFVRFGSDVVLVSSRELILPTEDPDAAQVIEAVFERRGMTILRKVRAVSCERTSAGVVVGLGDGDHVEGSHVLFTVGQISRSRGIGLEQAGVRVAEWGGIEVDGVSRTNVPWIYAAGDVVGRVMLANVAAMQGRVAMWHALGQAVSPIRWDATTSTIFTDPEVATTGYTEADCRQRDLPFRSTRLDFSGNPRAKMAARTDGFVKVVAMPGSGTVLGGVVVSDAASDLIQPLAVAVENRLTVVQLARTSTVYPSMAGSVSEAARLLMSD; from the coding sequence ATGGTGCAACACCAGCGGATCGTGATCCTCGGCGGCGGGCCGGGTGGGTACGAGGCGGCCCTCGTCGCCGCGGAGCTCGGCGCGGACGTCACGGTCGTGACCGACGAGGGGCTCGGCGGCAACTGCGTGCTGTGGGACTGTGTTCCGTCGAAGACGCTGATCGTCTCCGCCGAGGCGATGGGGTGGATCTCAGCCGCGGCGGAGCTCGGTGTTCGTGTTCCCGAGGCCCGTGAGCTCGACCGCACCTACGTCGACTACCCGGCTGTTGCCCGGCGCGTGATGGCCCTGGCCCACAACCAGTCACGCGACATCGAGCAGAAGGTGGTGGCCAGCGGGGCGGTGATCGTCCGCGGCTGGGGACGCCTCACCGGCCCTCACGAGGTCTCGGTCGAGCTCGCGGTCGGGGGGACGCGCACGCTGCACGCCGACGTCCTCCTGGTCGCCACCGGCTCGACGCCGCGCATCCTGCCGTTCTTCGCGCCTGACGGTGAACGGGTGCTGACCGCCAAGGACGTCTACGCGTTGCCTGAGGTGCCCGAGCGGCTGATCGTTGTGGGGTCGGGTGCGACCGGTGCGGAGTTCGCTCACGCGTTCGTCCGGTTCGGATCGGACGTCGTCCTGGTGTCGTCGCGGGAACTGATCCTGCCCACCGAGGATCCGGACGCTGCCCAGGTCATCGAGGCGGTCTTCGAGCGGCGCGGGATGACCATCCTGCGCAAGGTGCGGGCCGTGTCCTGTGAGCGGACCTCCGCCGGGGTGGTGGTCGGGCTGGGCGACGGCGACCACGTCGAGGGTAGTCACGTCCTGTTCACCGTCGGGCAGATCTCCCGGTCCCGCGGGATCGGGCTCGAACAGGCCGGGGTGCGGGTCGCCGAGTGGGGAGGGATCGAGGTCGACGGCGTGTCCCGGACCAACGTTCCGTGGATCTACGCCGCCGGGGACGTGGTCGGCCGGGTCATGCTCGCCAACGTGGCTGCCATGCAGGGGCGGGTGGCGATGTGGCACGCCCTGGGGCAGGCGGTCTCGCCGATCCGCTGGGATGCGACCACGTCGACCATCTTCACCGACCCGGAGGTGGCCACGACCGGGTACACGGAGGCGGATTGCCGTCAGCGAGACCTGCCTTTCCGTTCCACCAGGTTGGATTTCTCGGGCAACCCCCGGGCGAAGATGGCGGCCCGAACGGACGGCTTCGTGAAGGTCGTGGCGATGCCCGGCTCCGGGACCGTCCTCGGTGGCGTGGTGGTCAGCGATGCCGCATCGGACCTGATCCAGCCGCTGGCTGTCGCGGTCGAGAACCGGTTGACGGTCGTCCAGCTGGCTCGCACGTCGACCGTCTACCCGTCCATGGCCGGGTCCGTGTCGGAGGCGGCGCGGCTGCTGATGTCCGACTGA
- a CDS encoding methylmalonyl-CoA mutase family protein, producing the protein MSDVPPRQAASGFDVAVVYGPQHLEGFDPGRDLGNPGEYPYTRGPHATMYRGRPWTIRQYAGFGTAEETNRRYHYLLEQGTTGLSVAFDLPTQMGLDSDHPRADGEVGKVGVAIDSLADMRLLFDGIPLGDVSTSMTINAPAALLLLLYELVADEQGVDPARLRGTIQNDVLKEYIARGTYIYPPRPSLRLVSDTFAYCAEHLPRFNTISISGYHIGEAGATPVQEIAFTLANAIAYVQAAIDAGLDVDRFAPRLSFFFVARTNLLEEIAKFRAARRLYARIMKERFGARSDRSMQLRFHTQTAGVQLAAQQAQVNLIRVTIQALAAALGGTQSLHTNSYDEALALPSEHAATLAVRTQQVLQHETDVTATVDPLAGAYAVEAMTDQVEELARDYLDRIDELGGAVEAIEAGFQKREIERAAYELQQRIERQDQVVVGVNRYQTDDDVDVELQRGDPQAIARQLERTRRLRQERDQGAVYDALEQVRKTARGDRNLLPPIKQALRRLATVGEVCDVLRDEFGTYVPRETI; encoded by the coding sequence ATGAGCGACGTGCCACCGCGTCAGGCCGCAAGCGGGTTCGACGTTGCCGTCGTGTACGGCCCCCAACATCTGGAGGGGTTCGATCCCGGACGGGATCTGGGCAACCCGGGCGAGTACCCCTACACGCGTGGTCCACACGCCACGATGTACCGCGGGCGGCCGTGGACGATCCGCCAGTACGCCGGGTTCGGGACCGCTGAGGAGACCAACCGCCGCTACCACTACCTCCTCGAGCAGGGCACCACCGGGTTGTCGGTGGCCTTCGACCTGCCCACGCAGATGGGTCTGGACTCCGACCATCCCCGTGCCGACGGGGAGGTCGGCAAGGTCGGTGTCGCGATCGATTCGCTGGCCGACATGCGGCTGCTGTTCGACGGCATCCCGCTGGGTGATGTGTCGACCTCGATGACGATCAACGCCCCGGCGGCGCTGCTGCTCCTCCTCTACGAGCTGGTCGCCGACGAGCAGGGCGTCGACCCGGCGAGGCTCCGCGGCACCATCCAGAACGACGTCCTCAAGGAGTACATCGCCCGCGGCACCTACATCTACCCGCCCCGACCGAGCCTGCGGTTGGTCAGCGACACGTTCGCGTACTGCGCGGAGCACCTGCCGCGCTTCAACACCATCTCCATCTCGGGCTACCACATCGGCGAGGCCGGGGCGACGCCCGTGCAGGAGATCGCCTTCACCCTGGCCAACGCCATCGCGTACGTGCAGGCTGCGATCGACGCGGGCCTGGACGTGGACAGGTTCGCCCCGCGGCTGAGCTTCTTCTTCGTGGCCCGCACCAACCTGCTCGAAGAGATCGCCAAGTTCCGGGCTGCACGGCGTCTGTACGCGCGCATCATGAAGGAGAGGTTCGGCGCGCGCAGTGACCGGTCGATGCAGCTGCGGTTCCACACGCAGACCGCCGGGGTGCAGCTAGCCGCCCAGCAGGCGCAGGTGAACCTGATCCGCGTGACGATCCAAGCGCTCGCCGCGGCACTGGGCGGGACGCAGTCGCTGCACACCAACTCCTACGACGAGGCGCTGGCACTGCCCAGCGAGCATGCCGCCACGCTCGCGGTGCGCACCCAGCAGGTCCTGCAGCACGAGACCGACGTCACGGCGACCGTCGATCCGCTGGCGGGCGCGTACGCCGTGGAGGCCATGACCGATCAGGTGGAGGAGCTGGCCCGCGACTACCTGGACCGCATCGACGAGCTCGGAGGGGCGGTTGAGGCGATCGAAGCCGGCTTCCAGAAGCGCGAGATCGAGCGTGCCGCCTACGAGCTGCAGCAGCGCATCGAACGCCAGGATCAGGTCGTCGTCGGGGTGAACCGCTACCAGACCGATGACGACGTCGACGTCGAGCTACAGCGGGGCGACCCGCAAGCGATCGCCCGGCAGCTGGAACGCACCCGCCGGCTCCGTCAGGAGCGCGATCAGGGGGCCGTCTACGACGCGTTGGAGCAGGTGCGCAAGACCGCACGAGGCGACCGCAACCTGCTCCCACCGATCAAGCAGGCGTTGCGGCGGCTGGCGACGGTCGGCGAGGTCTGCGACGTGCTCCGTGACGAGTTCGGCACGTACGTCCCACGCGAGACCATCTAG
- a CDS encoding DUF3500 domain-containing protein: MTTSEQLARSAQGWLDTLDDARRQQASRPFDDTRRQWAYTPGRRDGVAFAGMRRDQAKAAHRLLSSVLRPHVHAQVAAIMGLEDVLDGLEDGWRDRHAGDYWMIVHGEPGAAAWGWRLEGHHVSLNVTVAAGDVRCEPLFLGANPARLAAPGGTACEPLGREEQLGFALLWALPPGLRDQAWVSMDAPGDILTDAAGQLDGSIDAQGVALGALAGEADRLADTLLAVYLERMTGGGDTLRDRIAAGRDQLRFAWAGGDQPGEPHYYRLQGSRLLIELDNTQNDANHVHTVCRDPVGDFGDDLLRAHIRGGQTPDDA; the protein is encoded by the coding sequence GTGACCACCAGCGAGCAGCTCGCCCGGTCCGCACAGGGCTGGCTCGACACGCTCGACGACGCGCGCCGACAGCAGGCGAGCAGGCCGTTCGACGACACCCGCCGGCAGTGGGCGTACACGCCGGGCCGCAGGGACGGGGTCGCGTTCGCCGGCATGCGACGTGACCAGGCCAAGGCCGCGCACCGGCTCCTGTCCAGCGTGCTCCGACCCCACGTCCACGCGCAGGTGGCCGCGATCATGGGGCTCGAGGACGTGCTCGACGGCTTGGAGGATGGCTGGCGGGACCGTCACGCCGGCGACTACTGGATGATCGTGCACGGCGAGCCGGGCGCCGCCGCGTGGGGCTGGCGGTTGGAGGGCCATCACGTGTCGCTCAACGTCACCGTGGCGGCGGGCGATGTGCGCTGCGAACCGTTGTTCCTGGGCGCCAACCCCGCACGGCTCGCCGCCCCTGGCGGGACGGCTTGTGAGCCGCTCGGCCGCGAGGAGCAACTCGGGTTCGCGTTGCTGTGGGCGCTCCCACCGGGCCTACGCGATCAGGCCTGGGTCTCGATGGACGCACCCGGGGACATCCTCACCGATGCCGCGGGGCAGCTGGACGGCAGCATCGATGCGCAGGGTGTGGCGCTGGGGGCGTTGGCCGGTGAGGCCGACCGCCTCGCCGACACCCTCCTCGCGGTGTACCTGGAGCGGATGACGGGCGGTGGCGACACGCTGCGTGACCGGATCGCCGCCGGACGGGATCAGCTGCGGTTCGCGTGGGCCGGCGGCGACCAGCCGGGCGAGCCCCACTACTACCGGCTGCAAGGGTCCCGGCTGCTGATCGAGCTGGACAACACCCAGAACGACGCCAACCACGTCCACACGGTCTGCCGAGATCCCGTCGGCGACTTCGGGGACGACCTGCTCCGTGCGCACATCCGAGGCGGACAGACCCCCGACGACGCGTGA